One Pseudomonadota bacterium DNA window includes the following coding sequences:
- a CDS encoding AbrB/MazE/SpoVT family DNA-binding domain-containing protein produces the protein MRLNIIPIGNSQGIRLPKTLIEQCGFGKTVEVEVTDHHLTIRPVINEPRKDWAKAFKAMSQNSDDMLLDLSNISHNWDKEEWKW, from the coding sequence ATGCGCCTTAATATAATCCCTATCGGAAATTCTCAAGGCATTCGCCTACCAAAAACATTGATAGAACAATGCGGTTTTGGAAAAACCGTAGAAGTAGAAGTCACTGATCATCACTTAACTATTAGACCTGTGATCAACGAGCCACGTAAAGACTGGGCAAAAGCTTTCAAAGCAATGTCTCAAAATAGTGATGATATGCTTTTGGATCTTTCTAATATTTCCCATAATTGGGACAAAGAAGAATGGAAATGGTAA